Sequence from the Flavobacterium sp. TR2 genome:
CTGTAATCATTTAGAAGGCAGTATCCGGCAATATGGTTTGGAGCATCTTCTTCAGAAACGTAGCTTGCTTTTTTGCCCACCACAAATGCCAATTCTACTTCCCAATCTGTTTTTTCGCTGTTTTTTGGGATGATCAAATTGTCATTTGGCCCGCATAAAGAAGTTGTCGATTTAAAGAAAATGATGGGTTCTTCTGGAATTGCAGCACCCGTTTCTTCGCAGTGATCTACATAATTTAATCCGATACAAATAATTTTTGAAGGACGTGCCACTGGCGAACCTAAACGTACTGAATCGCTTACCTCTGGTAAAACAGGATTATTTTTTAAGGCTTCTTCTAATTTTGCCAGACCGTCATTTTCAAAAAAAGCTTCGTTGTAATCTGTTACAATAGACGAAACATCATATCTTTTATCATTTAGCAGAACACCTGGTTTTTCCTTTCCTTCTTCTCCGAATCTAATAAGTTTCATATTTTAATTTTTTTAATAATGTATTTTTTTTTAGCCACGAATTCACGAATCAAAATGATTTGTAAAAATTCGTGAATTCGTGGCTAATTTTTTTAGTTATTCAATTTGATAAAACCTCCATCAATTGGGTAATCTGAACCTGTGATGAAAGATGATTCGTCGCTGCATAAGAATAGGGCTAAAGTGGCGATTTCTTCAGGTTTTCCCATGCGGCCGATTGGTTGTGATTGAGATAATTTTTCGAAAATTTCTTCTTCTTTTCCAGGATAATTCTTAGCGATAAATCCGTCTACGAAAGGCGTGTGAACTCGCGCAGGAGAAATTGAATTGCATCTGATTTTATCATGCAAATAATCTTTTGCAACCGATAAAGTCATGGCCATAACCGCACCTTTTGCAGTAGAATAGGCAAAACGATCTGGAATACCGACCCAGCTTGCAATAGAAGCCAAGTTTAAGATCACTCCTCCGCCAGAATTTCTCAATGCGGGAATCGAAGCATGAAGGCAGTTGTAAACTCCTTTTACGTTTACATTCATAATTCGGTCAAAATCAGATTCAGAAGTTGTGTCTACTTTTCCAACGTGAGCAATTCCAGCGTTGTTAACTAGAATATGAATATTTCCGATTTTCTCAAAAGTCGATTTTACTTGTTCGTGGTTTGAAACATCGCAGGCGTGAGCAAAAACACTTCCTCCAGCAGATTTAATTTCTTCAACCGTTTCTTTTGCGCTTTCTTCTGTTAATTCTAAAACATGAACTTCTGCACCCTGTTTCGCAAATAAAACCGAAATCGCTCTTCCAATTCCGCTTCCGCCGCCAGTGATAATTGCTTTTTTATTTTGTAATGAAAACATTTTATATGATTTTTTTAAAGTTATTTTTAATGGAGAGTTTTATAAAGATACGCCGCGTTTCCACGGAATAAAATCGTCTTGGTTTAATTGAACCGCTTTCGGAATGATTTCTCCGCTTGCCGCTTTGATGCAATATTCTAAAATTTCTTCGCCCATTTCTTCAATAGATTTTTCTCCGCTGATAATTGGCCCGCAGTCAATGTCGATAATATCTTTCATTCTTGTTGCCAAAACTGAGTTTGTTGCTACTTTAATTACCGGACAAACCGGGTTTCCTGTTGGAGTTCCCAATCCGGTTGTAAACAAAATTAGAGTTGCACCAGAAGCTGCTTTTCCAGTTGTAGCTTCTACATCATTTCCTGGTGTGCAAACCAGACTTAAGCCTGGCTTTGTAACCAATTCGGTATAATCTAAAACATCAACAACAGGAGAAGTTCCGCCTTTTTTGGCTGCTCCCGCACTTTTAATTGCATCTGTAATTAAACCGTCTTTAATATTTCCCGGAGAAGGATTCATGTGGAAACCAGAACCTACTTTATGCGCCAACTCATCGTAAGATTCCATTAAATCGATAAATTTTTTAGCTTTATCTTCAGTAACACATCGGTCGATTAAATTCTGCTCGGCACCACATAATTCTGGAAATTCGGCCAAAAGAATTTTTCCGCCTAAAGCTACGACTAAATCAGAAGTATAACCTACAGCAGGATTTGCAGAAACCCCGCTGAAACCATCGCTTCCGCCACATTTTACACCAATGCATAAATCGCTTAAAGGAGCATCGGTTCTTTCGTATTTGTTGATTTCAATTAAGCCTTCAAAAGTCTTTTTTATAGCATTTGTAATCAGAACCTCTTCGCTTTCTGTCTGCTGCTGCTCAAAAATAAACAGCGGTTTGTCGAAATCAGGGTTTTGTTTTTTTACATCATTTACAAAATCTTGAACTTGCAAATGCTGGCATCCTAAACTCAAAAGTGTAATTCCGCCCACGTTTGGGTGATTTGCATAAGAAGCCAGCAAAGCGCTCAAAGTAGCAGCATCCTGACGCGTTCCGCCACAGCCGCCTTGGTGGTTTAAGAATTTAATTCCGTCTACATTTTCAAAAACGCGTTTGTTTTTTGGAGTCGGATTCAATTCAATATTAATATCGTTAATGTCATTTCCATTCAAATAACTTTCCAACAATTCGTGCGTAAATTGGTTGTATTTATCCGTCACGGCATAGCCCAACTGTTTATGCAATGCTTCTTTGATTACGTCAAGATTTCGGTTTTCGCAAAAAACAGTCGGAATAAAAAGCCAGTAATTGGCCGTTCCAACACGTCCATCTTTTCTTTTGTAGCCTTTAAAAGTTCTGTTTTCGAATTTTGAAACATCAGGCGCATTCCATTCGTACGAAGCATTTCGGTAGGCGTAAGGATCGGCAGCGTGTTTAAGGTTTTCAGTTGTCATTAAACTTCCTTTTGCCACATCGTTTTGCACTTTTCCAACCAAAACACCGTACATATTTACTTCTTCTCCCTGCTTCATATCTTGCATATAGAATTTGTGCTTGGCTTTGATGAGGTCTTGCAAAATGTAAGTTTCGTTTTCAAAATGAATCGAATCGCCTTTTTGAAGATCGGTTAAGGCAACCAAAACATTGTCATCCGGATGTAGTTTTACAACCAGTTTTTTTGTGTTATTCTCAGACATTGTGTTGTTGTTTTTTTTCTTTTTTTGATGTTGCTGCTTTCGTTTTTGGAATCAATTTAACTCTTTGATTTTCTATAGAATTCGGGCAGTGAACGAAAAATAAAATTAGTTTTTTTACTCATTCGTCATTAGTCTAATATTATCCTTATCTAATCTTTAATTATCTTTGTTGCATGAAATTGGAACAAACCAAAATAGCGTCATATCTCAATACGAAAGTTTCGGTGCTCAATCGTGTCGAACCTTTTTTTCAGGCGCCGTTTCATTCGCATCCAGAACTAGAATTGGTTTATGTTAAGGAGAGTTTTGGCAAGCGAATTATTGGAAATTCTGTAATGCCGTTTGAACCCGGAGATATGGTTTTTTTAGGTGCTGATATTCCTCATGTTTGGCTGAATGATGAAAAATATTATCAGGGAATTGAGGATTTAAGAGCGAACTCGATTGTGGTATATTTTCATAAAGACATTTTCGGACCGACTTTTTACGAATTAAAAGAAACCCAAAAAATAAACGAACTTTTTGTACAGGCGGGAAAGGGCATTTCGATTATCGGAAAAACCAATAAACAGATTGCAAAAAAGCTTGAGAAATTAATTTTTAAAAAAGACTTCGAAGTAATTGTCGGCCTGTTTGAAATTTTGTCTATGCTTTCAGAGAGTCAGGACAAGATTTACATCAATGACGAAATTTATTCGCTGATGCAGAAAGATTCAAAAGTAGACCGTCTTTCTGAAGTTTTTCAGTACGTCAATAAAAATTACAAAAAGAATATTTCCTTAGAAGAAATTGCCGCTGTCGCGAATATGACTCGGACTTCTTTCTGCAGAATGTTTAGACTGAAAACGAAGAAAAACTTTGTCGATTATCTGCACGAAATTAGAATTTCGAATGCCTGCAAATTATTACTGGAAACGGATAAAAGTATGTCTGAAATCGCGTATGAATGCGGGTATAAAACAGCTTCGAATTTTAATAAACTTTTCAAAAAAGTTAAAGGAATTACGCCTTCTGATTTTAAAAATAATGCGAAGGTGAATTAATTTTTGCATAAAAAAAATAGCCACGAATTCACGAATTATTTTTTGACAATCTTTGGGAATAAATTTGTGAATTTGTGGCAAAAAAATTAAAAGATCGATAACCGCCATCAACATAAATAATCTGTCCAGTAGTTAAAAGATTAAAGATTTAAATTAAATCTGCCAAATCTGCGTGAAACAAAAAATAGCTACAAATTCACGAATTATTTTTTGATAATCTTTTGGAATGAATTAGTGAATTCGTGGCTAAAAAATTAAAAGATCGATAACCGCCATCAACATAAATAATCTGTCCAGTAGTTAAAAGATTAAAGATTTAAATTAAATCTGCCAAATCTGCGTGAAACAAAAAATAGCTACAAATTCACGAATTATTTTTTGACAATCTTTTGGAATGAATTAGTGAATTCGTGGCTAAAAAAAAAATTAAATAGATCGGTCTAAATGAGTATAACCGCCATCAACGTAAATAATCTGTCCAGTAGTATGGCTTGATTTTTCAGACAATAAGAAAACTACCATATTGGCGATTTCTTCAGCTGTTGTCATTCGATTTTCTAATGGAATATTTTTAGTGATTGCCGCTAGTTTTTCTTCTTTATTTTCAAAAGTATTGATCCAAGTTTCGTAAAGCGGGGTATAACATTCTGCTACAATTACGGCGTTTACACGAATGCTGTATTTTAGCAATTCAACAGCCCACTCTCTGGTTAAAGCATTTCTTCCACCGTTTGAAGCGGCATAAGCAGAAGTTCCGCCTTGACCTGTTTCGGCAGTTTTAGAACCAATGTTTACGATTGCTCCTTTCGATTCTTTCAAGTACGGAAGAGCGTGCTGTGCCATTAAATAATAATGCACTAAATTTTTGTGGAGAGAAGCGGTAAAGTCTTCATAATTTCCGTTTTCTAATCCAACGCCGTCGTTAACGCCGGCATTATTTACAAGTCCGTCAATACGGCCAAATTTTGCGATAACGGCTTCAACGGCTTTTTTGCAGTCTTCAGGTTTTGTCAAATCGGCGGCAACTTGATGCGCTTCTTTTCCAATGGCTTTTAACTCTTCTACGGCTTTGATGTTATCATTTTCGTTACGTCCAACGATAAACGGAATTGCATTTTCTTCGGCTAAAACCTTAACGATTCCTAAACCGATTCCTTTTGCGCCACCTGTAACGATAATGATTTTTTGGGTTAATGATAACTGCATGGTATTTGTGTATTATAATTTAAAAATCTTGTTTTATGAATAAGGTTGTCACCCTGACAAAATCAAATTATGAAAATCATTCTTTAATCCTTTTCATGTGAGGCTATTTTTATGCAATAGCAACTTTTTTTAAAAATTTACAGCTGTTGTTCATGACAAACAACAGCTGTAAAAATAGAGAGAATAGAACTGATAATTTATTACCAGAACTTAACATAAAGCGCAATAATAATCAGCATCGTAATAACGATTAAGACTGTTGTCTGCGGTTTAACTTTAAACATTCCAGGTTCTGTCTCGAATGCTTTAGGGTTTACTTTTGGCCCAGCGAAACTGATCAGAATCATTGCAATCATTGTAAATAAGAATGATAATCCCATACAGATGTGGAAAGGAATTTCAAAAGCTCCTTTTCCGTTAGGGTAAGCAGTATATAAAAGTGTGTCGTTTCCAAATAATGCCGGAGCGTACTCGTTGAATAAAACAGATAATAAGAATCCTAAAATTACTCCAACGATAGCTGCAGATCCTGTAGTTCTTTTCCAGAACATACCTAAGAAGAACATCGCAAAAACTCCAGGGCTGATGAATCCGGTGTATTTTTGGATGTAGGTAAATCCTCCAACGCCACCGATTCCTAAAATATCATTCCATGTAAATAAAACTGCTAGAAGCATGGCAACAAAAACGGCAAGGCGCCCGATGTTTACTTGCTGTTTCTCGCCAGCATCTTTCTGAATGTATTTTTTATGAACATCTAATGTATAAATTGTCGAGATACTGTTTACTTTTCCAGCCAAAGAAGCTACGATTGCAGCAGTAAGAGCGGCAACAGAAAGTCCTTTTAAACCTGTCGGAAGGAATGTTAAGACAGCAGAATAAGCTCCGTCTTTTCCTCCAACCAATTGTGGCAGGTGACCATTTGTATATAAAACGTAAGCAGCAATACCAGGAAGCATTACGATAAGCGGCATTAATAATTTTAGCATACCAGCAAATAAAATTCCCGTACGTGCTGTCTGTAAATCTGCACCAAGTGCTCTCTGTGTAATATATTGGTTACATCCCCAGTAGTTTAAGTTGATGATCCAGATACCGGCAGCGTAAGATAACAATCCAGGGAAAGTTAAATATTTATCGATTTCTAATTGTGAAGAAGCAGCAGTCGGTTTAGGAATAATCATTTTGAAATGCTCTGGAGCTTCTTTCATTAAAACTTTGAAACCGGCAATTGCATTTTCGCCTACTCCAAAGTATTGCCCAACAGTTGTTAAGGCAATATAAGAAGTTACCAAACCTCCAATGATTAAAACCGCAACCTGAATAACGTCTGTGTACGCCACAACTTTCATTCCGCCAAGAGAAATAAATAAAGCAAAGATGGCTAATCCTAACATGATAACATGAAGATATTCTCCACCGGCAAGACCGTTAATAGCAACAGCTCCTAAGTATAAAATTGAAGTTAAGTTTACAAAAACATATAAAAACAGCCAGAATACTGCCATGATAAGCGCTGTAGACTCGTTGTAACGTGTTTTTAAGAACTGTGGCATAGTGTAAATCTTGTTTTTAAGATAAACAGGTATAAACCATACGGCCACGATAATAAGGGCAACGGCAGCAAGCCATTCGTAAGCAGCAACAGCGATTCCTAAGAAGAAACCTTCACCGCTCATTCCGATGAACTGCTCTGCAGAGATATTAGAAGCAATAAGAGAAGCTCCAATTGCCCACCAGGTTAAATTTCCTTCAGCCAAAAAGTAAGCTTTAGCATCGTGCTCGTCTTGTTTACGTTTGCGGTAAACGGTGTAACCGTAGACAGAGACTACGATAAAATAAATAATAAAAACCGCATAATCTGCGAAAGCGAGGTTTTGGTTCATTGTTAGTAGTATTTTAAAATAATTATTATAGGGTTGTTTGTTTATTTGGTTTTAAATCAGTTTTTATGTTGTTAAATCTTTTTAAAAATGCAAGATGTGTTTTATTTCTGTTATTTTTTTGCGAAAATAAAAGCAGAAGCCAAATGTAAAATAAAAATTTAGAAATCAGCTAATAGTAAATGTGTTTTTTACATTTATTAATTGGAAATTGTGTTAAATTTTTAAACCTTTACGCTTTTACGAGACTTTTGTAATGCACATCTGAAAGCTGTCTCAAGATTTCGGCGCTTTTTTCAGGTGTAATGTCACGTTGCGATTCTCCCAGCATTTCGTAGCCAACCATAAATTTCTTTACAGTTGCCGATCTTAACAATGGTGGATAAAAATGCATATGGAAATGCCATTCCGGATGCAGCAAGCCATCTGTTGGCGATTGGTGAATTCCTGAAGAATATGGGAATGAAGTGTTGAATAAATTGTCATACTTTGTTGTCAGCTGTTTTAAGATTTTCGCGAAAGCGGTACTCTCTTCAGCTGTAAAATCGGTGATTTTGTTTACGGCTCTTTTGCTTACAATCATCGTTTCGTAAGGCCAGATTGCCCAGAACGGAACCAGTGCAACAAAATGATCATTTTCGATTACGATACGATCTCCAGCTTTTAATTCAGCTTTTACATAATCTTCCAATAATGTTCTGTCGTTTTTATCGTAATATGATTTTAAGCTGTTTTGTGTTTTTTCAACCTGAGTCGGCAATGAAGACTGCGCCCAGATTTGTCCGTGCGGGTGCGGGTTGCTGCAGCCCATTACGCTTCCTTTGTTTTCAAAAATCTGAACGTGGTTGATGTATTTTATGTTTCCTAAATCGGTATATTCTTTCTGCCAGGTCTTTATGATGTTTTCAATATCGGCAATTTCCATTTCAGGCAAAGTCAGATCGTGTCTTGGCGAAAAGCAGACTACTCTTGAAATTCCCTGTTCAGGTTTTGCTTTAAAAAAAGTGTGCTTAATATCGTCTTCAAAAATAATCTCTTCCTGTTTCATAGCAGCAAAATCATTTTCAAAAACAAAACTGTTTTCGTATTGCGGATTATTCATTCCGTTGGCGCGGACATTTCCTGGACACAAATAGCAAGTTGAGTCATATTTAGGAAGTTCTTCGGTTGAAATAGTTTCATTTTGTCCCTGCCACGGGCGTTTTGCACGATGAGGTGAAACCAATATCCATTCGTTAAGCAATGGGTTGAAACGTCTGTGGGGATCTTCGTTAATGTCAAAATTTTTCATTGTAGTGTGTTGTGGATTTTAAAGTAGCGTTGTTCCGTTTGAGATTTTTACATCATAGAATTTTAATTCAATTCCAAATGTATCTAAATAAAGCTTTGAAAACTTACGCTTAACCTCATTTTCGTGTCCTTTTTTAACTAAATTGATGGTGCAGCCGCCAAAACCGCCTCCCATAAGTCTCGAACCGATAATGGCATCGTCCTCTTTTGCCGTATCAACAAGCATATCCAATTCTTCGCAGCTTACTTCATATTCTCGCGATAGTCCGTAATGGGTTTCAAAAAGCAATTCTCCTAAAACTTCAATATTTCCTTGGTCTAGAGCTTTGCAGGCCTTGATAACGCGATTAATTTCTTTGACCACAAAATGAACTCTAGCAAAGACTTTTTCTGCCATTTTATCTTTAAGGCTCAAAACCTGTTCTTCTGTAGCGTCTCTAAAACTTTTTACTTCTGGAAAATGGTTTTTTATGATGGATAAACCTTCCTCACATTCTATTCTTCTGGTATTGTATTCTGACGTAAAAAGCGAATGCTTTACATTAGAATCAAATAAAATCAGTGAATAGTCTTTAAAATCGGCATTATGATATTCAAAATCTAAAGTATTGCAGTCCAATTGGATTACTTTGTTTTCGAGACCGTGTACACTAGAAAACTGATCCATAATTCCGCAGTTGATGCCAACCCAATGTTCTGCTTTCTGTCCTAATAATGAAATATCTTTTTTCTCAATTTTTAAATCAAAAAGAGATTTAATTCCGAAAATCATCCCGCATTCTAAAGCCGCAGAAGATGACAGTCCAGAACCAACCGGAATATTGCTGCTAAAAACACAGTTAAAACCAGCAAACGAAAATCCGTTGTCTTGCAATTGTTTGATGACGCCACGAATATAATTGGTCCAAACCACATCGCTCAGTTTTACTTCTTGAGTGAGGTCGATTTCAAATTCTTCGTTTAAATCGATAGCAATTATTTTAGAAGTCTTTGTGTTGTTTTTTTCAAAAGCAAAGCAGATTACTTTGTCAATTGCAGCAGGTAAAACATAACCGTCATTGTAGTCGATATGCTCTCCAATGATGTTGATTCTGCCTGGAGAGAGTACCGTTTTTTGAGGAGAAGAACCGAAAGATTTCTCAAAAAAAGCAACGGTATTCTGTATTAAAGTATTGTTCATTATAGTGTTGTAATTGTGGTATTGTAAAAATAGCTAGTTTAGGGTTTCAAATTTGTAAAGTGTTTTTTGCGTGTATTCTTCTCCTTTTTTCAAAAGAGCATTCGGGAAATGAGCATGATTTGGCGCATCTGGGAAATTTTGCGTTTCAAAACAAATGCCGCTTTGGGCATTGTAATCAACGTTTTCTTTTCCTTTTAGTTTTCCGAAACAATTTCCGCCTACATATATATGCACACTCGGCTGATCGGTGTAAACATTCATTCTCAGTTTGTTCTTTAAGCTAATCAACTGTGCAGCGATTTCAGCTTTAGAATTCACTACAAAAGAATTGTCAATAGGGAAAGGGCAATTTTTAGCCGATCTAAAATCAAAATCATGATTGTTCAAATCGGTAAAGTTTCCTGTCGGAATATTATCAGGATTCGTTTCCAGCATCTTATTCGATTTAATAAACATCTGCTGTTCCAAAACATTACCATCATGTCCATCAAGGTTAAAATAACTGTGATGCGTCAAATTGATTACGGTATCTTCTGTTGAGGTTGCTTTATATTCTAGTTTCAATTCATTTTCTTCGGTCAAAGTATAAGTCAGGTAAACGGTCATTTCTCCTGGGAAATTTTCGTCTAAATGCTCGCTCAAAAGCCCAAAAGTAATGGACGGATTTTCTCCAGTTTTTGCATTAGTTACGCTCCAAACTTTTCTTCCAAAACCTATTTCTCCGCCGTGAAGCGTGTTTCCGTTATTATTTCCTCCAAGGTGAAACTTTTTATTATTCAGGCTAAAAGTTGCATTATGAATACGCCCGGCATAACGGCCAACCGTTGTTCCAAAGTACGGAGCACTCGGTAAATTATAGGATTCTAAATACGATTCTAAATTGTCAAACCCCAATACAACATCTGTTACTTTTCCGTTTGCAGGAATCTGGATAGAAGTTACAGTTGCTCCATAATTGATAATCTGTACTTTCATTCCGTTTTTGTTAACCAGATCAAAAGAATAAATTTCTTCTTTATTAGGCATTAAACCAAACAATTTGCAATAGTGAGTATCTTTTAAATGCGATATGTGTTTTATTTCCATATATTTTTTACCAAA
This genomic interval carries:
- a CDS encoding fumarylacetoacetate hydrolase family protein; protein product: MKLIRFGEEGKEKPGVLLNDKRYDVSSIVTDYNEAFFENDGLAKLEEALKNNPVLPEVSDSVRLGSPVARPSKIICIGLNYVDHCEETGAAIPEEPIIFFKSTTSLCGPNDNLIIPKNSEKTDWEVELAFVVGKKASYVSEEDAPNHIAGYCLLNDYSERAFQIERGGQWAKGKGSDTFAPLGPIMATPDEVGDVNNLKMWLTVNGKTFQNSNTSNLIFKIPFLVHYLSQFMTLLPGDVISTGTPPGVGLGIKPDPIYIKAGDVIELGIEGLGTSKQTAVAYQQK
- a CDS encoding SDR family NAD(P)-dependent oxidoreductase; the encoded protein is MFSLQNKKAIITGGGSGIGRAISVLFAKQGAEVHVLELTEESAKETVEEIKSAGGSVFAHACDVSNHEQVKSTFEKIGNIHILVNNAGIAHVGKVDTTSESDFDRIMNVNVKGVYNCLHASIPALRNSGGGVILNLASIASWVGIPDRFAYSTAKGAVMAMTLSVAKDYLHDKIRCNSISPARVHTPFVDGFIAKNYPGKEEEIFEKLSQSQPIGRMGKPEEIATLALFLCSDESSFITGSDYPIDGGFIKLNN
- a CDS encoding UxaA family hydrolase, with amino-acid sequence MSENNTKKLVVKLHPDDNVLVALTDLQKGDSIHFENETYILQDLIKAKHKFYMQDMKQGEEVNMYGVLVGKVQNDVAKGSLMTTENLKHAADPYAYRNASYEWNAPDVSKFENRTFKGYKRKDGRVGTANYWLFIPTVFCENRNLDVIKEALHKQLGYAVTDKYNQFTHELLESYLNGNDINDINIELNPTPKNKRVFENVDGIKFLNHQGGCGGTRQDAATLSALLASYANHPNVGGITLLSLGCQHLQVQDFVNDVKKQNPDFDKPLFIFEQQQTESEEVLITNAIKKTFEGLIEINKYERTDAPLSDLCIGVKCGGSDGFSGVSANPAVGYTSDLVVALGGKILLAEFPELCGAEQNLIDRCVTEDKAKKFIDLMESYDELAHKVGSGFHMNPSPGNIKDGLITDAIKSAGAAKKGGTSPVVDVLDYTELVTKPGLSLVCTPGNDVEATTGKAASGATLILFTTGLGTPTGNPVCPVIKVATNSVLATRMKDIIDIDCGPIISGEKSIEEMGEEILEYCIKAASGEIIPKAVQLNQDDFIPWKRGVSL
- a CDS encoding AraC family transcriptional regulator, which gives rise to MKLEQTKIASYLNTKVSVLNRVEPFFQAPFHSHPELELVYVKESFGKRIIGNSVMPFEPGDMVFLGADIPHVWLNDEKYYQGIEDLRANSIVVYFHKDIFGPTFYELKETQKINELFVQAGKGISIIGKTNKQIAKKLEKLIFKKDFEVIVGLFEILSMLSESQDKIYINDEIYSLMQKDSKVDRLSEVFQYVNKNYKKNISLEEIAAVANMTRTSFCRMFRLKTKKNFVDYLHEIRISNACKLLLETDKSMSEIAYECGYKTASNFNKLFKKVKGITPSDFKNNAKVN
- a CDS encoding SDR family oxidoreductase codes for the protein MQLSLTQKIIIVTGGAKGIGLGIVKVLAEENAIPFIVGRNENDNIKAVEELKAIGKEAHQVAADLTKPEDCKKAVEAVIAKFGRIDGLVNNAGVNDGVGLENGNYEDFTASLHKNLVHYYLMAQHALPYLKESKGAIVNIGSKTAETGQGGTSAYAASNGGRNALTREWAVELLKYSIRVNAVIVAECYTPLYETWINTFENKEEKLAAITKNIPLENRMTTAEEIANMVVFLLSEKSSHTTGQIIYVDGGYTHLDRSI
- a CDS encoding sodium/sugar symporter, which codes for MNQNLAFADYAVFIIYFIVVSVYGYTVYRKRKQDEHDAKAYFLAEGNLTWWAIGASLIASNISAEQFIGMSGEGFFLGIAVAAYEWLAAVALIIVAVWFIPVYLKNKIYTMPQFLKTRYNESTALIMAVFWLFLYVFVNLTSILYLGAVAINGLAGGEYLHVIMLGLAIFALFISLGGMKVVAYTDVIQVAVLIIGGLVTSYIALTTVGQYFGVGENAIAGFKVLMKEAPEHFKMIIPKPTAASSQLEIDKYLTFPGLLSYAAGIWIINLNYWGCNQYITQRALGADLQTARTGILFAGMLKLLMPLIVMLPGIAAYVLYTNGHLPQLVGGKDGAYSAVLTFLPTGLKGLSVAALTAAIVASLAGKVNSISTIYTLDVHKKYIQKDAGEKQQVNIGRLAVFVAMLLAVLFTWNDILGIGGVGGFTYIQKYTGFISPGVFAMFFLGMFWKRTTGSAAIVGVILGFLLSVLFNEYAPALFGNDTLLYTAYPNGKGAFEIPFHICMGLSFLFTMIAMILISFAGPKVNPKAFETEPGMFKVKPQTTVLIVITMLIIIALYVKFW
- a CDS encoding UDP-glucose--hexose-1-phosphate uridylyltransferase, translated to MKNFDINEDPHRRFNPLLNEWILVSPHRAKRPWQGQNETISTEELPKYDSTCYLCPGNVRANGMNNPQYENSFVFENDFAAMKQEEIIFEDDIKHTFFKAKPEQGISRVVCFSPRHDLTLPEMEIADIENIIKTWQKEYTDLGNIKYINHVQIFENKGSVMGCSNPHPHGQIWAQSSLPTQVEKTQNSLKSYYDKNDRTLLEDYVKAELKAGDRIVIENDHFVALVPFWAIWPYETMIVSKRAVNKITDFTAEESTAFAKILKQLTTKYDNLFNTSFPYSSGIHQSPTDGLLHPEWHFHMHFYPPLLRSATVKKFMVGYEMLGESQRDITPEKSAEILRQLSDVHYKSLVKA
- the galK gene encoding galactokinase; translation: MNNTLIQNTVAFFEKSFGSSPQKTVLSPGRINIIGEHIDYNDGYVLPAAIDKVICFAFEKNNTKTSKIIAIDLNEEFEIDLTQEVKLSDVVWTNYIRGVIKQLQDNGFSFAGFNCVFSSNIPVGSGLSSSAALECGMIFGIKSLFDLKIEKKDISLLGQKAEHWVGINCGIMDQFSSVHGLENKVIQLDCNTLDFEYHNADFKDYSLILFDSNVKHSLFTSEYNTRRIECEEGLSIIKNHFPEVKSFRDATEEQVLSLKDKMAEKVFARVHFVVKEINRVIKACKALDQGNIEVLGELLFETHYGLSREYEVSCEELDMLVDTAKEDDAIIGSRLMGGGFGGCTINLVKKGHENEVKRKFSKLYLDTFGIELKFYDVKISNGTTLL
- a CDS encoding aldose epimerase family protein is translated as MEIKHISHLKDTHYCKLFGLMPNKEEIYSFDLVNKNGMKVQIINYGATVTSIQIPANGKVTDVVLGFDNLESYLESYNLPSAPYFGTTVGRYAGRIHNATFSLNNKKFHLGGNNNGNTLHGGEIGFGRKVWSVTNAKTGENPSITFGLLSEHLDENFPGEMTVYLTYTLTEENELKLEYKATSTEDTVINLTHHSYFNLDGHDGNVLEQQMFIKSNKMLETNPDNIPTGNFTDLNNHDFDFRSAKNCPFPIDNSFVVNSKAEIAAQLISLKNKLRMNVYTDQPSVHIYVGGNCFGKLKGKENVDYNAQSGICFETQNFPDAPNHAHFPNALLKKGEEYTQKTLYKFETLN